A genomic stretch from Arachis stenosperma cultivar V10309 chromosome 3, arast.V10309.gnm1.PFL2, whole genome shotgun sequence includes:
- the LOC130966897 gene encoding NDR1/HIN1-like protein 13, translating into MERQEDHQGRDDADDRAISTLVLPPPPGQGQRQQDTYIVQFPKDQVYHVPPRENALIAEKYRNPTKPKKRECNCGCLSPRVLITTAIIIISILAIVGITLATLFLIYKPTKPKFEVTHISVKTVRGGKNSPPPPPHYEITLTAHNRNKKLGLQYANNADISMTTFENTKVARGTWFPALKQEKGNSTEVNINLTGTSERLHRALEKSKNVTLDLDMKLWVKMTTVRMKTGPLESKIACKIMVSNLGNSTKILSQDCGTQIKIG; encoded by the coding sequence ATGGAAAGGCAGGAGGACCACCAAGGTCGAGATGACGCGGATGATCGCGCCATCTCGACCCTAGTGTTACCGCCGCCTCCTGGGCAAGGGCAACGCCAACAGGACACCTACATCGTCCAATTCCCAAAGGACCAAGTCTACCACGTGCCGCCGCGCGAGAATGCCCTCATCGCCGAGAAATACCGCAACCCaacaaaaccaaagaaaagagaatGCAATTGCGGTTGCCTCTCTCCCCGTGTGTTGATCACCACCGCCATAATAATCATCTCCATCCTCGCCATTGTTGGCATTACCCTTGCCACCTTGTTCTTAATCTACAAACCAACCAAACCCAAATTCGAGGTCACCCATATTTCAGTGAAGACCGTGCGCGGTGGCAAGAATTCGCCACCACCGCCACCGCACTACGAGATTACGTTGACGGCCCACAACCGCAACAAGAAGTTGGGGCTGCAGTACGCCAACAATGCGGACATTTCTATGACGACGTTCGAGAATACTAAGGTTGCAAGGGGAACGTGGTTCCCAGCGCTGAAACAAGAGAAAGGTAATTCAACGGAAGTTAATATTAATCTGACGGGGACGAGTGAACGGTTGCATAGGGCATTGGAGAAATCGAAGAATGTTACTCTGGATTTGGATATGAAACTTTGGGTAAAGATGACAACCGTGAGAATGAAGACAGGGCCTCTCGAGTCTAAGATTGCATGCAAGATTATGGTTAGCAATCTTGGCAACAGTACCAAGATCTTGTCACAGGATTGTGGCACTCAGATCAAGATTGGTTAG
- the LOC130969317 gene encoding probable trehalose-phosphate phosphatase J, which yields MLTMTQQNVVVPAEETKRAQKPPAIPGAYIPIPRRTVLKTLEINAWLDSMRASSPTHLKSTPSLAQDHSSSWILNHPSALDMFQQIIHASKGKQIVMFLDYDGTLSPIVDDPDRAFMSDSMRKTVRKLATCFPTAIVTGRCRDKVYNFVRLAELYYAGSHGMDIKGPTKTSKYNKDTKSEAVLFQPAAEFLPLIDEVYQQLVEKTKSTPGARVENNKFCVSVHFRCVDEKKWSELAQQVRSVLNKYRKLRLSQGRKVLEIRPTIKWDKGKALDFLLESLGFADCSDVFPVYIGDDRTDEDAFKKLRDRGQGLGILVSKFPKDTNAAYSLQEPNEVMDFLQRLVEWKKESLQASSRV from the exons atgcTCACTATGACGCAACAGAATGTGGTTGTGCCCGCCGAGGAGACTAAAAGGGCACAAAAGCCACCGGCTATACCGGGAGCCTACATTCCCATTCCCAGGAGGACTGTCTTGAAGACCCTTGAAATCAATGCTTGGCTTGACTCCATGAGAGCATCTTCTCCCACTCATCTCAAATCCACTCCTTCTCTCGCTCAAGACCACTCCTCTTCTTGGATT CTTAACCACCCATCGGCACTAGACATGTTTCAACAAATCATACATGCATCAAAGGGAAAGCAAATAGTCATGTTTCTCGACTATGATGGCACCTTGTCACCCATAGTCGATGACCCCGATCGTGCTTTCATGTCCGATTCA aTGAGAAAGACTGTGAGGAAGCTTGCAACGTGTTTTCCTACTGCTATAGTTACGGGCAGATGCAGAGACAAG GTATATAACTTTGTTCGGTTGGCGGAACTATATTATGCTGGAAGCCATGGCATGGATATAAAAGGCCCAACAAAAACCTCCAAATATAACAAA GACACCAAGTCAGAGGCAGTTCTTTTTCAACCTGCCGCTGAATTTCTTCCTCTCATAGATGAG GTGTACCAACAGTTGGTTGAGAAAACGAAATCAACTCCTGGTGCCCGGGTGGAGAACAAcaaattttgtgtctctgtccATTTTCGTTGTGTTGACGAGAAg AAATGGAGTGAACTGGCGCAACAAGTGAGATCAGTGTTAAACAAGTACCGGAAGCTTCGTCTTAGCCAAGGGAGGAAG GTATTGGAGATTCGTCCTACTATTAAATGGGACAAAGGGAAGGCCCTCGATTTTTTGTTAGAGTCTCTTG GATTTGCCGACTGTAGTGATGTATTTCCTGTTTATATTGGAGATGATAGAACCGATGAAGATGCATTCAAG AAATTGAGAGACAGAGGACAAGGTCTTGGAATTCTTGTCTCGAAATTTCCGAAAGACACTAATGCAGCATACTCTTTACAAGAACCTAATGAG GTTATGGACTTTCTTCAACGTTTGGTGGAGTGGAAGAAAGAATCCCTGCAAGCATCTTCTAGGGTGTAA